The nucleotide sequence GGGGAGGTGAAACTAAAAAATGCCAGACAAAGGATACGGCAGGCGTTGTTTGCAGCCCGGATAAATGTAAGTAAAGCCAAAGATGTCTTGAATAGACGAAATTGATGGAAGGAAAGTGCTAACTTAACAACGTATGGCCTAAATCATTAGTAATACAagttattacatgtacttgtatattaTTACTAAAACCAAGAATTCTTTCTCTATTCTTGCTAAAACTTTACTATTATAAAAACGCTTTACCTTCATTTCCCAGCCCAATATAGTAACCTTTCTGTAAATCTAATGATCGCACATTCCGCGATTCTTGTCGATTTTGACCACTTGAAAGTACCGAGTAGAACTGGCTGAGCCTTGCGATCATAGGTTGGACGCCCGTGCACCGTGCCACTGCGTTTCCCAGTCTATTGCCTTCTGTTGATACCCATGATAATCATGATAACGTATACGTACATTGCACCTTTAGGGTGCCTGCTGCGTGGTTTATTGTCGGCATGTATTCTTTAGCCTCTCAAAGGTCAATCAACATTAAGTGAGTTACTTGTAGCGAATGAATCATGCAGTTTTTCGTTATTGATGTCTTATCTTCTCTCAAGTAAATGATCAACCTGAAGTTACTTCTTTAATCTTCAGTTCCTGCGTATGACATCGATTCGACACTCTACACACCAAACGCATCGGAATATTGTGGACGATTCTTCCTTCACAGCCAAGAATTCCCTCAGCTCTTCAACTACGAGGCGCAGACACATCATTTGTGCACCATGGCCTCGAATACCAGCATagagttttcaatatacatcCACTACAAGAGATTCCAGGAAAACCACAGCGAAACACTATCATTCCAAGCCAATGATTCCAAGGCAACCAATAGTACCTTCTACCGTCTCCAAATCTATGGAAGTGATTCAGACCCTGGACCTTATACAATAAATACCACATCACTGACGATGGGATTCAAGTCGAATGGTGCTACAGGAAGCGGAAAGTTCCGACTTGAAATAAGAGGTATGAGATGCAAAACGTCATCACAAGAATCAGAGCATTCAGCCTAAATCAAACCAGGTTTAATTTACTGACTTCAACCTATAGATCAAAATGGCCCTTCATCATGCTAGATGTAATTTATTCAGGGATTGGAGGGGGATTCAACGTCTAGATTATCTAACTTATAAGACACATGCATCTCAAGGAACAACGCGTGTCTGTTGTACAATGTTGTACGAGGCGTCGATACCTAGCGAGTTGGTACGGTCAGCTGGACTAGAAATGTGTTCTGCGCCTAAAACGAATACTAACTTTGTCTTGGATCGTCCTATGTAAAGACAGTCTCATCTTCAATCACAGTAGAGCAGCACAGCTGGATTCGTCTGGATCATTGGTCATTTCAATAATGTCCAATTAACAGTTTTCATTTTCTGCGTTTTTGCTCATGTTGATTAACATTTTGATtggtattttcaattatttccaATTTCAGTCCCTGCTAGCATAGCTGTGTCTTTAAACTGCTCCAACCTTACGACAACACCAACGACAACACCAACGACAAcaccaacgacaacaacaccaacgacaacaacaccaacgacaacatcatcaacatcaacaacatcgaCCACAAGCGTCACTTCTCAAGGTAACCTTACCAACACGACCACTGCATTGGTAACTAATACCTCGACCACTCCAGTTTCCATGACAACCGATCAAACAAATTCAACAGGTAACATACTGACTAGCAATGAATCTAGCTTTGCTTTTagctggtacatgtagtggatGTCATCGGTCAGAATGTTAATGGCTTAATGTACTCATACCAGTGCTGTGGTGTCACTGGTGATGACCATTACGAGCAGTCAATTGAATAAGCTGCTGATACTATCTCAAGTTCCGACTTTGGTTAATCCTGGCTGAAAAACAGAGCAAATTCCTGAACTTGGTGGTGGGAAGCTACGGGATCGTCCCTGTGTGTTCGGAGTTAAGCACGCCCGTGTTCTATACGTCTCAGTTCTACGCATCCCAGGTTATATGTGTTAATGATGTAAAGGATGTGTTATTATCATTAATGTTTATTTCGTATAACAGTTTACAATTTTAAatacaaaaaacaacaatagtGCATTATGCAATATGTGTCCTAGTTGTAGGGGACAAGAGGTTGGGGTCGAGGTTAGGGTCTGTCTCGCCGGAAATGCCCACTTGGGAGTATTCAGCCTTCACATACAACAGGGACACATATAACCTGGATTACAGAGAACCAGGGATGCATAGAACCCTTTTCATTCGGAGGCTCACAGAATCCGGGACATATGGAATCTGGGTCACAGAGAATCCGGAACACACGCATTAAGACCTACCTGGGGAAGCAACATGTCATCCTAGGTTGAAAATGTAGATACGAATTACAGTTAgattattcagttttgtttgCATGTGCTAGTACATTCGTTACAAGCTTCTGTTCAGATCTTATCAAAGAATGTAACGAATGTGTTCATGAACTGAATAGGATCGACCTGGGATAAGAAGTCATACTGTGCGTTGCGTATGTCTCGGATTGTTCTCGTGTCCTTTCATGTCAAATCTTTTTTCATTTGCTAACTTAATTTTAGCTTCAACTTACCTTACCTTGCCTAAAGAAAACGTCCCTGGTCATGGTGGTGGGAAGTTTGGTGCGAGTTATTGCTAATGTTGCTACAATGATAAATCTTATTTGCAAATACGATTAGACAAGTTTTCTTAAATATTTCAGAGTTGCTCCTAAACAAAATCAAATTGCTCCAAAAAAGTCCGCAAAGAAGTGCAAGACTCGTCATCACAACCACACTTTTTTTCTAACTAATTGGACAAAAATAGACTTTAGCCCGAATTGTTGATGTTATCTTTAGACAGTCTTACAGCCTTAGGAAGTGTTCTTTGATTGATTTAAAGCCCAATTAATAGATTGCATTTCACATAGCTAGAAAGACCACTATCCGATTCGACACATCCACCGACCTAAGACTCGGAATTTGAAGCTGTCGCCGAACGACAAGAAAAAGACGACATAGAACAGTCGAGCCGCATCTCCTCACTTCTTTAGTATCACTCATAGAAATGAATATGGCTCTTTTCCTCACGCAATATTTAGCATTGATGAACTTTCTGTTACAGCTACCTCAGCCGTTCCGATCTACATTCCAATTGTGGCCACACTGGTTCCACTGGTCGTTCTAGCTGTTGTCATAGTCGTTTCGGTCGTCGTCATAACAAGGTGAGCTCTCCTCAAGCGCCCCATAGACGAGACCGTCTTCATCACTGCAACTTGTCATACTTATCGCTGCAATGAGCTACAATGATCGCTTGTCTACGGGCGTAACAGGTCATTAcgtgatttgatatttataGCAGGTCACAGCCACTACCGATTCTTGTCCATGGCAGTATGCACAATCTTTTTTCGCAAAGGAATTTGAATGCGAAGTCTACTGACATATCAGGACATATGTTAGGGTACTATTAATTTCAACTCTTGCTTTTGATCAAATCACCTTGCCAGATCAGTGTTCGAAAATTGACCGATAGATATCTCTACTATCTCTGAGAAGATCAGCACTGTTCGCCGTGCTTGCACGAAGACAACAAAACTCAATACTCTCTTGCTGTGTGTATTGGACACATGGAACCACCCATCCCAGCAGCTCCTGCCTGTACTTCTTCTTTCCTCTgacaaaaatttaaatttttgtcATGCTGAGGAGTGGGGCTACCACTGGTTTCCtcagaatatcaaaattcaaGCTGAATGACTTCTTTGAATCAATGGTAAGGTTATGCAATATTTGATACATGTTCGCATTTGCTTCAGGAGAAGAAGAGCCAAGGCGACCACCAGGATGAATGCCGCACCAGAACCAGATCCTGATGATTCAGGGATATTCGAAATGGACCACAAATTAAAGAAAGGCAAGAAGAAGGCAAACGCTGCCCACATAAACGATGGTTTTGTAGACGTTGACATTAAATCTATTGCTCTATCTAAGGAGGCTGATTCAAAAAGTGCTGAAATGAAGCCGGTCGTTGCTCTAAATCCGCAGATGAATTGTTACGAGACGGATGAATCTTTTGGAAAGGGGAATGGTGCGCATGAAGAACCTGCTGCCGCGGCGGCCGACCCGTCGCCTACCTATGCCGTCGTCGATAAGCTGCGGAAGAAGCCTAAAATTGTTGACGCAGGTGCTGATGTTGAAGCGCACGTGGACGGAGTTGCCAACAAACCAAAAAGACAGAATGGAAATGGGGATGTAATGCCAGATAATGGCCTTGGTAATGCGAACGATGGATTTGAAGAGGATTCTACTAACATTAATGATTTTCAAGGTCCAGAGAAACCGACCACGGCAATGCAGGCCCAATATGGTCCATATGCCGAAGTCGCTGATCGAATTGAGGAGCAGGGTGCTGAGAGCGCACAGATTGAGGACCCTCGGCCGGAGTTCGCTACTTATGCAGAAGTTGGACGCTTTGGTGCACCCAGTCTTGGGGTGGACGTTCGTCCAAAAGACACTGTGAACCCTGATTCAAAACCCGACaaaaagaaaacgaagaagGGTGACAAACCGgacaaaaaagctaaaacaaaatCAAATCCATTTTCGAAAGTaaataagaagaaaaaaggtGATAAACCGAAAGGTGCTAAAGACCATGTATTTCGTCCTAA is from Lineus longissimus chromosome 18, tnLinLong1.2, whole genome shotgun sequence and encodes:
- the LOC135502074 gene encoding uncharacterized protein LOC135502074 isoform X1, producing MYVLLISLLLFHTCIADGKDVVVVYFTSSGATSGAVRVRVNGLPVSTTIRTICWNSSWGMEEANVTCRQMGFLEATTTGNDSENIDPILFDVRCSGTETNLADCSYNLTEPCQSNQPVSVTCLRNPAFNGLFDVRLNGSAANKGIVEARQTYQGNTEQPWYAQCYDLWSKEDSDVVCRQLGYSGVKATTGISGSLPNVSAGELKCTGTEQTLRGCKVINTSECTDKTIYTQVECNLDSETQQPFDIRLTGDNTSAGNVDLLKYGRWGVICDRDGEWNLASAKVVCRQLGFIDAIRVTKPAEFGQGNGSIHLKNPGCKGDEWSIEKCPKPFGWGGETKKCQTKDTAGVVCSPDKFPAYDIDSTLYTPNASEYCGRFFLHSQEFPQLFNYEAQTHHLCTMASNTSIEFSIYIHYKRFQENHSETLSFQANDSKATNSTFYRLQIYGSDSDPGPYTINTTSLTMGFKSNGATGSGKFRLEIRVPASIAVSLNCSNLTTTPTTTPTTTPTTTTPTTTTPTTTSSTSTTSTTSVTSQGNLTNTTTALVTNTSTTPVSMTTDQTNSTATSAVPIYIPIVATLVPLVVLAVVIVVSVVVITRRRRAKATTRMNAAPEPDPDDSGIFEMDHKLKKGKKKANAAHINDGFVDVDIKSIALSKEADSKSAEMKPVVALNPQMNCYETDESFGKGNGAHEEPAAAAADPSPTYAVVDKLRKKPKIVDAGADVEAHVDGVANKPKRQNGNGDVMPDNGLGNANDGFEEDSTNINDFQGPEKPTTAMQAQYGPYAEVADRIEEQGAESAQIEDPRPEFATYAEVGRFGAPSLGVDVRPKDTVNPDSKPDKKKTKKGDKPDKKAKTKSNPFSKVNKKKKGDKPKGAKDHVFRPKPRAYDYIDAEFQLKDTAPSGRSRVCSPYAEVDLASLSSSGAADARARTPVPPEDNTEGDVYNRLNFPMLKKGARSFVQKPQNRTYDCVNLDKYPNVQNENPYEDCGDPAADTQSVDIDNPYTEEAPVSNKDGTADNPYAEAIPISGKPSTSTMWDEGPEELV
- the LOC135502074 gene encoding uncharacterized protein LOC135502074 isoform X2, which gives rise to MYVLLISLLLFHTCIADGKDVVVVYFTSSGATSGAVRVRVNGLPVSTTIRTICWNSSWGMEEANVTCRQMGFLEATTTGNDSENIDPILFDVRCSGTETNLADCSYNLTEPCQSNQPVSVTCLRNPAFNGLFDVRLNGSAANKGIVEARQTYQGNTEQPWYAQCYDLWSKEDSDVVCRQLGYSGVKATTGISGSLPNVSAGELKCTGTEQTLRGCKVINTSECTDKTIYTQVECNLDSETQQPFDIRLTGDNTSAGNVDLLKYGRWGVICDRDGEWNLASAKVVCRQLGFIDAIRVTKPAEFGQGNGSIHLKNPGCKGDEWSIEKCPKPFGWGGETKKCQTKDTAGVVCSPDKFPAYDIDSTLYTPNASEYCGRFFLHSQEFPQLFNYEAQTHHLCTMASNTSIEFSIYIHYKRFQENHSETLSFQANDSKATNSTFYRLQIYGSDSDPGPYTINTTSLTMGFKSNGATGSGKFRLEIRVPASIAVSLNCSNLTTTPTTTPTTTPTTTTPTTTTPTTTSSTSTTSTTSVTSQATSAVPIYIPIVATLVPLVVLAVVIVVSVVVITRRRRAKATTRMNAAPEPDPDDSGIFEMDHKLKKGKKKANAAHINDGFVDVDIKSIALSKEADSKSAEMKPVVALNPQMNCYETDESFGKGNGAHEEPAAAAADPSPTYAVVDKLRKKPKIVDAGADVEAHVDGVANKPKRQNGNGDVMPDNGLGNANDGFEEDSTNINDFQGPEKPTTAMQAQYGPYAEVADRIEEQGAESAQIEDPRPEFATYAEVGRFGAPSLGVDVRPKDTVNPDSKPDKKKTKKGDKPDKKAKTKSNPFSKVNKKKKGDKPKGAKDHVFRPKPRAYDYIDAEFQLKDTAPSGRSRVCSPYAEVDLASLSSSGAADARARTPVPPEDNTEGDVYNRLNFPMLKKGARSFVQKPQNRTYDCVNLDKYPNVQNENPYEDCGDPAADTQSVDIDNPYTEEAPVSNKDGTADNPYAEAIPISGKPSTSTMWDEGPEELV